The following proteins are co-located in the Vigna unguiculata cultivar IT97K-499-35 chromosome 9, ASM411807v1, whole genome shotgun sequence genome:
- the LOC114164713 gene encoding pectinesterase inhibitor-like codes for MEHSTKFFWVLVLCIVAMTYQANALETVETLKGESLIKKVCTLSATRNLCIEVLSSDSYKSPNANLKDLAIISLRFAATNASGILAETKILIDDDKLSPDVQQGLADCKETILDAESQLEDSIAAIMVDSKGETQLWLKAALAAIDTCDASIPGDDDILSVESVAFRKLCNIAITVTKLLLHPIKL; via the coding sequence ATGGAACACTCCACAAAATTCTTCTGGGTGTTGGTTTTGTGTATTGTTGCAATGACATACCAGGCAAACGCACTTGAAACAGTGGAAACACTGAAAGGAGAGAGTCTAATAAAAAAGGTATGCACACTTTCCGCAACCAGAAACCTTTGCATTGAGGTTCTCTCTTCAGACAGTTATAAAAGCCCTAACGCAAATCTGAAAGACTTGGCAATCATTTCCCTTAGGTTTGCTGCCACAAATGCTTCCGGGATCCTCGCTGAAACCAAAATTTTGATCGACGATGATAAACTCAGCCCTGATGTCCAACAAGGTTTGGCTGATTGCAAGGAGACCATTCTAGATGCAGAGAGCCAGCTAGAGGACAGCATTGCCGCTATCATGGTTGATTCCAAGGGTGAAACACAACTTTGGCTCAAAGCTGCCTTGGCTGCAATTGACACCTGCGACGCCTCTATCCCCGGGGACGATGACATTCTCTCCGTTGAAAGTGTCGCTTTCCGTAAGCTCTGCAACATTGCTATCACCGTTACCAAGCTCCTTCTTCATCCCATCAAGCTGTAA
- the LOC114164758 gene encoding pectinesterase inhibitor-like — protein sequence MEHSLKFFWVMVLCIVAMAHQTIALETLETLETLKGQSLIQKVCTFSATRNLCIEVLSSDPYRSPNANLRDLAIISLRVAATNASGILGETNILIDDNKLSPDVQQGLSNCKKTILDAESQLEDSIAALKVDSKGETQFWLKAALAAIDTCNASIPGDDDILSVEIVAFHKLCNIAITVTNLLLNPIKL from the coding sequence ATGGAACACTCTTTAAAATTCTTCTGGGTGATGGTTTTGTGCATAGTTGCAATGGCACACCAGACAATAGCACTTGAAACACTTGAAACACTCGAAACTCTTAAAGGACAGAGTTTAATTCAAAAGGTATGCACATTTTCTGCAACCAGAAACCTCTGCATTGAGGTTCTTTCTTCGGATCCTTACAGAAGCCCTAATGCAAACCTGAGAGACTTGGCAATCATTTCTCTTAGGGTTGCTGCCACCAATGCTTCTGGGATCCTCGGCGAAACCAACATTTTGATCGACGACAATAAGCTCAGTCCTGATGTCCAACAAGGTTTGTCTAATTGCAAGAAGACCATTTTGGATGCAGAGAGCCAGTTGGAGGACTCCATTGCCGCTCTCAAGGTTGATTCCAAAGGGGAAACACAATTTTGGCTCAAAGCTGCCTTGGCTGCAATCGATACCTGCAATGCCTCCATCCCTGGCGATGACGACATTCTCTCTGTTGAAATCGTTGCCTTCCACAAGTTATGCAACATTGCCATCACGGTGACCAACCTCCTTCTTAATCCCATCAAACTCTAA